Proteins co-encoded in one Arachis stenosperma cultivar V10309 chromosome 7, arast.V10309.gnm1.PFL2, whole genome shotgun sequence genomic window:
- the LOC130940011 gene encoding uncharacterized protein LOC130940011 codes for MTNKLAFEALDRTFRDIMSSNVASARDIPFGGKVIVLGGDFRQVLLVIPKVTRVEIVMASINSSILWKHCKVMWMTKNLRLAKNSVLSNLDEIKEFSYWILKIGEGSYGNQKEDKIIVDIPSDLLIPPTDNPIQDIVSAIYSNIHDNYGNVSYFQERAILAPTVDIVQQINDYVVDSFPGPEKVYLSSNSICRSDCQGAIDTDWLTTEFLNQITCFGIPKHALKLKRGVPIILLQNIDQANGLCNETRLNVQDLGENIIGAEIVSGSNIGDKLNKIQCTLKKEVINQFRKILKEGELYSISRFTVVSNIGAAKVVKHRYKLLFQFDMEVIPISDVEFSEASYSLETVESVVQMGQD; via the exons CATAATGAGTTCAAATGTTGCTTCGGCTCGTGATATTCCATTTGGTGGGAAAGTTATTGTTCTTGGTGGTGATTTTAGACAAGTGTTGCTAGTTATTCCGAAAGTAACTCGTGTTGAAATAGTTATGGCTTCAATTAATTCGTCAATTCTTTGGAAGCATTGTAAGGTAATGTGGATGACAAAAAATCTTAGGTTGGCAAAGAACTCTGTTTTGTCAAATTTGGATGAAATAAAGGAATTCTCATACTGGATTTTAAAGATTGGTGAAGGTTCTTATGGGAATCAAAAGGAGGATAAAATAATTGTTGATATTCCAAGTGATTTACTTATTCCTCCAACTGACAATCCTATTCAGGATATTGTTTCAGCGATATATTCAAATATTCATGATAACTATGGTAATGTTTCTTATTTTCAAGAACGTGCTATACTTGCTCCTACTGTTGATATTGTGCAACAAATAAATGACTATGTTGTTGATAGTTTTCCTGGTCCTGAGAAGGTTTATTTGAGTTCTAACTCTATTTGTCGTAGTGATTGTCAAGGTGCAATCGACACTGATTGGTTGACAACTGAGTTTTTGAACCAGATTACATGTTTTGGGATACCAAAACATGCTCTTAAATTGAAGAGAGGTGTTCCcattattttgttacaaaatatagATCAAGCAAATGGATTGTGTAATGAAACTCGACTCAATGTTCAAGATCTTGGAGAGAACATTATTGGGGCTGAAATTGTGTCTGGAAGTAACATTGGTGACAAA TTGAACAAGATACAGTGTACTTTGAAGAAGGAGGTCATTAATCAATTCCGAAAAATTCTCAAAGAAGGAGAGCTGTATTCTATATCTCGATTCACAGTAGTTTCAAATATTGGTGCAGCAAAAGTTGTAAAGCATCGATATAAGTTGCTTTTTCAGTTTGACATGGAGGTTATTCCAATTTCTGATGTTGAGTTTTCAGAGGCTTCATATTCATTAGAGACTGTTGAAAGTGTTGTTCAGATGGGACAAGATTAA